The Pseudodesulfovibrio sp. zrk46 genome contains a region encoding:
- a CDS encoding DUF721 domain-containing protein: protein MARYFRHYSNKKGRTNRMVSVQRSLPTFLNKLDTTGGLTLVQLWNAWDELMGEMAPIARPLGHRGRKLILAAEDPMVMQEAQFLAPMILDTVNGYLGEEVFDKVTFELLNGRVPLDGVIRPEAVEPPRKLKKPKDLGKLTQLLDTDTPLGRCYRAYMRMFENE, encoded by the coding sequence ATGGCCCGATATTTTCGCCACTACAGCAACAAGAAGGGACGCACCAATCGCATGGTCAGCGTGCAGCGTTCCCTCCCCACCTTTCTGAACAAGCTCGACACCACAGGTGGCCTTACTTTGGTGCAACTGTGGAATGCGTGGGATGAGCTCATGGGCGAAATGGCTCCTATTGCCAGACCACTTGGGCATCGAGGTCGAAAACTTATTCTGGCAGCAGAAGACCCCATGGTCATGCAGGAGGCGCAGTTCCTGGCCCCCATGATACTGGATACGGTCAACGGATATTTAGGTGAAGAAGTCTTTGACAAAGTCACATTCGAGCTGCTAAACGGCAGAGTTCCTTTGGACGGAGTAATCCGACCGGAGGCTGTGGAGCCTCCGAGGAAACTTAAAAAGCCCAAAGATTTGGGCAAACTAACTCAACTGCTGGACACCGACACACCTCTCGGCAGGTGCTATCGAGCGTACATGCGGATGTTCGAAAACGAATAG
- a CDS encoding PEGA domain-containing protein, whose translation MSKQIATLSAITICILLLTGCGVPKQKIPVSTNPLGATVYADGTKVCTTPCAVSLDKQSDHLLTIVKDGYKQEDLEITRQFMPDEAIRDGIISGVLTGGDPKEIGQEVAKEVDEQERSGEAYELRPDIVTITLTPKK comes from the coding sequence ATGAGCAAACAAATCGCCACACTATCGGCCATTACTATATGTATACTGCTCCTGACCGGCTGCGGAGTGCCCAAGCAGAAAATTCCGGTCTCCACCAATCCCCTCGGGGCCACGGTTTATGCAGATGGCACGAAAGTCTGCACCACGCCTTGTGCTGTTTCCCTTGATAAACAGAGCGACCACCTGCTGACTATCGTCAAGGATGGCTACAAGCAGGAAGATTTGGAAATCACACGCCAGTTCATGCCGGATGAAGCTATCCGCGACGGCATCATCTCTGGCGTCCTCACAGGCGGTGACCCCAAGGAGATTGGGCAGGAAGTCGCCAAGGAAGTGGATGAGCAGGAACGCTCCGGCGAAGCCTACGAACTCCGCCCCGATATTGTCACCATCACCCTGACCCCCAAGAAGTAG
- a CDS encoding universal stress protein, whose product MFKKILLAATPQIDSQTAPKAAFDLARRHDAELILFHSLPITKDAWCPHDQMSEEALVQKTAEKIEEFFADDLKTLPNYSIQVRTGPAHEQMLKLIHTQGIDLIVMGHHTSTMDRPDRMWGSVDTTIRKVCSNVFCPVMVVTNEMPPVNDIKRIVMATDFSTPSDSALCFAAQVARQYDAHLDIFHVLDIGQQCPNPKYYMQDMDIFVDSAKEKMKSKYTRAMDGISHSFECWEGVPFVEILKHARWQEADLVIMAQYSTSQELAKPFVGSTVIQVALSPGCPALIVNYRARNCM is encoded by the coding sequence ATGTTCAAGAAGATTCTTCTGGCTGCTACCCCGCAGATCGATTCCCAGACCGCTCCCAAGGCGGCCTTTGATCTCGCGCGTAGGCACGACGCCGAGCTCATTCTCTTTCACTCCCTGCCCATCACAAAGGACGCATGGTGTCCGCACGACCAGATGTCAGAAGAGGCGCTTGTTCAAAAGACCGCTGAAAAGATAGAGGAATTCTTCGCAGACGATCTCAAGACGCTGCCCAATTACTCCATCCAGGTCCGCACTGGCCCGGCCCATGAGCAGATGCTGAAGCTCATCCATACTCAGGGTATAGACCTCATCGTCATGGGGCACCACACCTCAACCATGGATCGCCCGGACCGCATGTGGGGATCGGTGGACACCACCATCCGCAAGGTCTGCTCCAATGTGTTCTGCCCGGTCATGGTTGTGACTAATGAGATGCCTCCGGTAAACGACATCAAGCGCATCGTCATGGCGACCGACTTCTCTACCCCGTCCGATTCCGCACTCTGCTTTGCCGCGCAGGTGGCGCGTCAGTATGATGCGCATCTGGATATCTTCCACGTACTGGACATCGGCCAGCAATGCCCGAACCCCAAGTACTACATGCAGGACATGGACATCTTCGTGGACAGTGCCAAGGAGAAGATGAAGAGCAAGTACACTCGCGCCATGGACGGCATCAGCCATTCCTTCGAATGTTGGGAAGGCGTTCCCTTTGTCGAGATCCTTAAGCATGCCCGCTGGCAGGAAGCGGATCTGGTCATCATGGCCCAGTACTCCACCAGCCAGGAACTGGCCAAGCCCTTCGTGGGCTCCACGGTTATCCAGGTGGCCCTGTCTCCCGGTTGCCCGGCCCTTATCGTCAACTATCGCGCACGCAACTGCATGTAA
- a CDS encoding PEGA domain-containing protein, whose product MKKEILSCAAALLLASSLAACKAATQTIPVSTNPTGAVVYADGTETCISPCNVELEKTQPHILTFKKDGYRQADVQISRQYDTGAVARDAVQSAVSVKDMGATDEGAFSNALLSTQAAESDGSAYVLTPASVVVDMVPAGQTARPVAVAPKPIQTAQQGDAPIVISSDQLDAADQQKLKQQEAQAPADQQPIVISSDQLAPEDRKAVVHTTQPATMQRSAEENPEKALEGLLEAGAAAAPTVGTEKNFETSHHDSSSFDQKTGTYSESHSSTHVGVGVHVNPAEAGLGILHLLEDANKKSDGEATE is encoded by the coding sequence ATGAAAAAAGAAATTCTGTCCTGCGCCGCAGCTTTGCTCCTTGCTTCTTCTTTGGCGGCATGCAAGGCAGCCACGCAGACCATCCCCGTGTCCACCAATCCCACTGGCGCCGTAGTCTACGCAGATGGCACCGAGACCTGCATCTCGCCCTGCAACGTAGAACTTGAAAAGACGCAGCCACACATTCTGACCTTCAAGAAGGACGGCTACCGACAGGCCGACGTTCAGATTTCCCGCCAATACGATACCGGCGCAGTTGCCCGCGACGCAGTGCAGTCCGCGGTCTCCGTGAAAGACATGGGCGCCACCGATGAAGGTGCGTTTTCCAACGCCCTGCTCAGCACACAGGCCGCCGAAAGCGACGGCAGCGCATACGTGCTCACTCCTGCCTCCGTGGTTGTGGATATGGTCCCCGCCGGCCAGACTGCACGACCAGTGGCCGTTGCGCCCAAACCGATTCAAACTGCTCAGCAAGGCGATGCTCCCATCGTCATCTCCAGCGACCAGCTTGATGCCGCCGACCAGCAGAAGCTGAAGCAGCAGGAAGCACAGGCTCCGGCAGATCAACAGCCCATCGTGATTTCCAGCGACCAGCTTGCCCCGGAAGACCGGAAGGCCGTGGTCCACACCACCCAGCCCGCCACCATGCAGCGCTCCGCTGAAGAGAATCCCGAGAAGGCTCTTGAGGGCCTGCTGGAAGCCGGGGCCGCAGCCGCTCCGACCGTTGGCACTGAGAAGAACTTCGAGACCTCGCATCATGACTCTTCCAGCTTTGACCAGAAGACCGGCACCTACTCCGAGTCCCATTCTTCCACCCATGTTGGCGTTGGTGTTCATGTCAATCCTGCCGAAGCAGGACTGGGTATCCTCCACCTGCTGGAAGACGCGAACAAGAAGAGTGATGGGGAAGCGACTGAGTAG
- a CDS encoding metalloregulator ArsR/SmtB family transcription factor → MEIIKYCKALADETRARLVNVLLEYELNVGEIVQVMEMGQSRISRHLKILSDSGLVDVRREGLWAFYRASDEGPGRDFLNGVASLLEDESELKRDRNRAEKVIRERTAATRQFFDEIASDWDRMTSEVLGKLNLGKEIGKLLPAECDCAADIGCGTGDMLELLSKISSSVIGVDNSPKMLELAEERFSDDARMSLRIGDLTHLPLRDWEADCAVTSLVLHHLASPLDALKEVGRVLKVGGRFIIAEFDLHQNELMRSEYGDRRLGIPQEKMRGWLEQARFDVKSVTEFSVNMGLVVVLYEAEKK, encoded by the coding sequence ATGGAAATAATCAAATATTGCAAGGCGCTTGCCGACGAAACCAGAGCCAGGCTCGTCAATGTTCTGCTCGAATATGAGTTGAATGTAGGCGAGATTGTTCAGGTTATGGAGATGGGGCAGTCCCGCATCTCCCGTCATCTCAAGATTTTGTCCGACTCCGGGCTGGTGGATGTCCGCCGCGAGGGGTTGTGGGCTTTTTATCGCGCCAGCGATGAAGGACCGGGCCGTGATTTCCTGAACGGTGTCGCCTCCCTGCTTGAGGACGAGAGTGAGCTAAAGCGCGATCGCAATCGTGCCGAAAAGGTCATTCGTGAGCGTACCGCCGCCACCCGCCAGTTCTTCGATGAGATTGCTTCTGATTGGGACCGCATGACCTCCGAGGTGCTGGGCAAGTTGAATCTCGGTAAAGAGATCGGCAAGCTGTTGCCCGCCGAATGTGACTGTGCTGCCGACATCGGCTGTGGTACCGGCGACATGCTGGAACTGCTGTCCAAGATATCCAGCTCTGTCATCGGTGTGGATAACTCGCCCAAGATGCTGGAGCTGGCTGAAGAGCGTTTTTCTGATGATGCCCGCATGTCGCTGCGTATCGGTGACCTGACTCATCTGCCGCTGCGCGACTGGGAGGCTGATTGTGCCGTTACCTCGCTGGTGCTGCACCACTTGGCCAGCCCGCTGGACGCCCTAAAGGAAGTGGGACGTGTGCTTAAAGTTGGCGGTCGCTTTATTATCGCCGAGTTTGATCTGCATCAGAACGAGTTGATGCGCAGCGAGTATGGTGACCGTCGTCTCGGTATCCCGCAGGAGAAGATGCGAGGTTGGTTGGAGCAGGCGCGCTTCGATGTGAAGTCCGTCACTGAATTTTCCGTCAATATGGGCCTTGTCGTCGTTTTGTACGAGGCCGAAAAGAAATAG